A genome region from Magnolia sinica isolate HGM2019 chromosome 8, MsV1, whole genome shotgun sequence includes the following:
- the LOC131252747 gene encoding mannose-specific lectin-like: protein MHPRTENMATILSTTLLNLFLIPSFFLALLFSTACKADNVLYPGETLGTNNYLEYGSYRFIIQDDCNLVLYDNRNPIWASNTGGRSRNCHCTMQTDGNLVVYNPNGVAVWASNTSRGDGFYVLILQRDRNVVIYGGAIWATASNAYGSSAVPVVTVVSAAETNRTALVDGSGIITNI, encoded by the coding sequence ATGCACCCAAGAACCGAAAACATGGCTACTATCCTCTCCACTACTCTTCTCAATCTCTTCTTAATCCCATCTTTCTTTCTCGCTCTCCTTTTCAGCACAGCTTGCAAAGCTGACAACGTCTTATATCCTGGTGAAACTCTCGGCACTAACAACTATCTGGAATATGGTAGTTATCGTTTTATAATTCAAGACGATTGTAATCTGGTCTTATATGATAACCGaaaccccatttgggcatccaacaCCGGCGGACGGTCTAGGAATTGCCATTGCACCATGCAAACTGATGGGAATCTTGTGGTATATAATCCTAACGGAGTTGCAGTTTGGGCTAGTAATACCTCCCGAGGCGATGGCTTCTACGTTCTAATCCTTCAAAGGGATAGAAATGTAGTCATCTATGGTGGGGCCATTTGGGCTACTGCTAGTAATGCATATGGGAGCAGTGCAGTGCCAGTGGTCACTGTAGTCAGCGCCGCTGAAACCAATCGCACCGCTTTGGTTGATGGATCTGGGATCATCACAAACATCTAA